From a single Rhinolophus ferrumequinum isolate MPI-CBG mRhiFer1 chromosome 15, mRhiFer1_v1.p, whole genome shotgun sequence genomic region:
- the CEBPG gene encoding CCAAT/enhancer-binding protein gamma produces MSKISQQNSTPGVNGISVIHTPAHASGLQQVPQLVPAGPGGGGKAVPPSKQSKKSSPMDRNSDEYRQRRERNNMAVKKSRLKSKQKAQDTLQRVNQLKEENERLEAKIKLLTKELSVLKDLFLEHAHNLADNVQPSSTENMTNSDNAGQ; encoded by the coding sequence ATGAGCAAGATATCACAGCAGAACAGTACTCCTGGAGTGAATGGAATAAGTGTTATTCATACTCCGGCTCATGCCAGCGGCTTACAGCAAGTTCCTCAGCTGGTGCCCGCTGGCCCTGGGGGAGGAGGCAAGGCTGTACCTCCAAGCAAGCAAAGCAAAAAGAGTTCTCCCATGGATCGAAACAGTGATGAGTATCGTCAGCGCAGAGAGAGGAACAACATGGCTGTGAAAAAGAGTCGGTTGAAAAGCAAGCAGAAAGCACAGGATACACTGCAGAGAGTGAATCAGCTCAAGGAAGAGAATGAACGGTtggaagcaaaaattaaattactgaCTAAGGAATTGAGCGTACTGAAAGATTTGTTCCTTGAGCATGCACACAACCTTGCAGACAACGTGCAACCCAGTAGCACTGAAAATATGACAAATTCTGATAATGCAGGACAGTAG